From one Lemur catta isolate mLemCat1 chromosome 5, mLemCat1.pri, whole genome shotgun sequence genomic stretch:
- the LOC123638411 gene encoding histone H4-like produces the protein MSGRGKGGKGLGKGGAKRHRKVLRDSIQGITKPAIRRLARRGGVKRISGLICEETRGVLKVSLENVIRDAVTYTEHAKRKTVTAMDVVYALKRQGRTF, from the coding sequence ATGTCTGGTCGTGGTAAAGGCGGGAAGGGCTTAGGGAAAGGTGGTGCTAAGCGACACCGTAAGGTGCTGCGTGACAGCATCCAGGGCATCACCAAACCCGCAATCCGGCGTCTGGCCCGGCGCGGAGGTGTCAAGCGCATTTCTGGTCTCATCTGTGAGGAGACTCGGGGCGTGCTTAAGGTTTCTCTGGAGAACGTTATTAGAGACGCTGTCACCTACACAGAGCACGCTAAGCGCAAGACTGTTACGGCTATGGATGTGGTTTATGCGCTAAAACGCCAGGGGCGCACCTTTTAG
- the H1-6 gene encoding histone H1t, which yields MPSRQQGNTPITARLALYKALRAPPLPTPYGNLRLSVIIIVCFFWVELPETATTFPTYSVPATMEKFSAKKRGKKSVTSRKSATPSVFKLIIEALSVTQDRVSVSLVALKKALAAVGYDVEKNNNRIKLGLRRLVSKGVLVQTRGTGASGSFKLSKKAAPEPTKGRLKRSTSNKTKKFVLPRDSKPPKSPKTNKKAKKPKSAAAKKAVRSGRKAKGAQANQQRKSPAKARSGKPKVATPKLTQHKANPRKATSKK from the coding sequence GCAATACACCAATCACAGCGCGCCTTGCCCTATATAAAGCCCTGAGggccccccccctccccaccccatacGGTAATTTACGCTTGTCCGTGATTATTATAGTTTGCTTTTTCTGGGTTGAGTTGCCTGAAACGGCAACTACATTCCCAACCTATTCTGTTCCAGCTACTATGGAGAAGTTTTCAGCTAAAAAGCGAGGGAAGAAGTCGGTCACAAGTCGCAAGTCCGCAACTCCTTCTGTGTTTAAATTGATCATTGAAGCTCTGTCTGTGACACAGGACCGAGTAAGCGTGTCCTTGGTTGCACTCAAGAAGGCGCTGGCGGCCGTTGGCTATGACGTGGAGAAGAATAACAACCGTATCAAGCTAGGCCTTAGACGTTTGGTGAGCAAGGGGGTTCTGGTGCAGACCAGGGGTACCGGTGCTTCTGGCTCCTTCAAGCTCAGCAAGAAGGCTGCCCCTGAACCCACCAAGGGCAGGCTCAAGAGGTCAACTTCTAACAAGACCAAAAAGTTCGTTTTACCCAGGGACTCGAAACCACCGAAGAGTCCCAAGACCAATAAAAAAGCCAAGAAGCCAAAGTCAGCAGCAGCTAAAAAAGCTGTGAGGAGCGGAAGGAAGGCTAAAGGAGCCCAGGCCAATCAACAGCGGAAGAGCCCAGCAAAGGCGAGGTCTGGAAAGCCTAAGGTGGCGACGCCGAAATTGACCCAGCATAAAGCCAATCCTAGAAAAGCGACATCTAAGAAGTGA